CCACCGCGCAGTCATCTACGAGGGTGACAGCACCCGACAAGGTTCAGCCAGCACCAAGTGGAGGGACGATGTGCACGGTAGTCACAAGAAGCTGTACGCGCAGAAGGGCTCCGGTCGTGCGCGTGCGGGTGATAAGATGTCGCCAGTTCGACGAGGTGGTGGTGTCGCTTTCGGACCCCATCCTCGTGATTTTTCGACCGATTTGCCCCGAAAGATCTACGACCAAGCTTGGCGCATTGCCCTCAGCCACCGACTTTCACGCGGCGAATTGGTTGTTATCGATAACAGCATCGGTATCGATGACGCTGCTAGTCCGTTCTTCATCAGAAATCTCGTCAAAGCCCATGGCTGGTATCAGAAGGGCCGGTCTACGTTCGTTACACTGAAGCCGAATGAGATGTTCTCGGATGCGGTCGAAAAGTTCGGCAACCATGCACGAACTATCAGCGTCGAGGACTTGGATGTGAAAAATGTCTTGGAGACAGCACGATTGGTTATTGAGAAGAATGCGTTGCACAAGATCCTGCTTTCCCACTCGACGGACTTGGCGAAGGTGGACACTCTCTTTTCACCATCAGCAGACGGAGAGAAGGTGTATCCGCTGGAATTTAGCCGCATGAAGGCTACATGGAAGAACTTTTA
Above is a genomic segment from Penicillium digitatum chromosome 3, complete sequence containing:
- a CDS encoding mitochondrial 54S ribosomal protein uL4m, translated to MAGNDIIRSLRLLSRSSGGLMSGPKQVTQRCLTRSMETDATTQPLVATKDAVQVEQAQRPGGQTPVQVMTYRWPNLEPQRLVHYSRRLLQMPTRHDILHRAVIYEGDSTRQGSASTKWRDDVHGSHKKLYAQKGSGRARAGDKMSPVRRGGGVAFGPHPRDFSTDLPRKIYDQAWRIALSHRLSRGELVVIDNSIGIDDAASPFFIRNLVKAHGWYQKGRSTFVTLKPNEMFSDAVEKFGNHARTISVEDLDVKNVLETARLVIEKNALHKILLSHSTDLAKVDTLFSPSADGEKVYPLEFSRMKATWKNF